The following coding sequences are from one Xiphias gladius isolate SHS-SW01 ecotype Sanya breed wild chromosome 14, ASM1685928v1, whole genome shotgun sequence window:
- the blvra gene encoding biliverdin reductase A, whose translation MFGAVVVGIGRVGSVRITDMLAALPGSPAEKLIVRGFISRRSLDTQQKVSQISIEEAVSREDIHVAFICTENVSHEDSVRTFLQAGKHVCVEFPMTVNYKTAVELWDLAQEKGLILHEEHIELLTEDYKELKREVEGKILKEGTLHFTGGALKPGFGFPAFSGIARLTWLVELFGELSVTAATMEEDSGNYSKMTAKLLTSDNRPLMWIEERGPGFPRTKNISFKFDSCTLTQIPVAPRSAVGLFMQDLIHFSSKLVGQVSPEELQREKIRILHCLELAEKIQHLCQN comes from the exons ATGTTTGGAGCAGTAGTGGTTGGCATTGGCAGAGTGGGTTCGGTGAGGATTACAGACATGTTGGCTGCACTGCCTGGCAGTCCTGCAGAGAAACTCATTGTCAGAGGGTTTATATCCAG GAGAAGCCTGGACACTCAGCAGAAAGTGAGTCAGATCTCAATAGAGGAGGCTGTGAGCAGAGAAGACATTCATGTGGCATTCATCTGCACTGAGAATGTGTCACATGAGGACAGTGTCAG AACTTTTCTGCAGGCAGGGAAACATGTCTGTGTTGAGTTCCCCATGACCGTGAACTACAAGACTGCTGTGGAGCTGTGGGATCTTGCCCAGGAAAAAG GACTGATTCTACATGAGGAACACATAGAGCTGCTGACAGAAGACTACAAAGAACTGaagagagaggtagagggaaAAATCCTAAAGGAAGGTACtcttcattttacag gTGGAGCTCTGAAGCCTGGATTTGGTTTCCCAGCATTCAGTGGCATTGCTCGCCTCACCTGGTTGGTTGAGTTGTTCGGTGAGCTGTCAGTAACTGCAGCAACCATGGAGGAGGACTCCGGTAACTACAGCAAGATGACTGCAAAGCTGCTTACTTCTGACAACAG ACCTCTGATGTGGATTGAGGAGCGGGGACCAGGCTTTCCCAGGACCAAGAATATCAGCTTCAAGTTTGACTCCTGCACTCTGACCCAAATACCTGTTGCACCCAGAAGTGCTGTGGGCCTCTTCATGCAGGACCTGATCCACTTCTCTTCCAAGCTGGTTGGCCAAGTGAGTCCCGAGGAgctccagagagagaaaatcaggATCTTACACTGCTTGGAACTGGCAGAGAAGATACAGCACCTTTGCCAAAATTAA